The sequence TTTCATGAtcaaactgagagagagagagagtcgcTGCAACCCACCCATGGCTAGAGGACCGCTGTAATCCACCTCTCTCTTTGACTCTCagtttcatgcttttttttttttttgacattcaGTGGATTTTGggtatattttttgaaattatagtGAATTTGTTTAGATTTTGTGGGTTATACTATTGGTATGGTAAATTTTGTGTTCatgaacatttttattttctttacaagCCAAACACAACATTTACAATAATACAATTAGATACTAGAAAACAAATTGTTTtctctacaatatttttagctGAAAATATTTGGCAGTcaaaatatattacataaaaaaaaatgcagtcCAAAATTAGCAAAAAGATGATCtcaattatcattttatatgACCATTCATCTCTACAATATTTCGAAGGACTACCATTTCTTGTGTTGTCCCTACGTATCATTTCTAACATAGAAAATATGTCTCCTTCCTAAATGTGATAGGGTGCTTTATAGGCACGGGACACTGGTCCAAATAGTCCCTACTATTTCTCatgtgagatatatatatatattatatgtaacAAGGACCACCTCAAACTAAAATTGGCTGTCGAGGGACTTATCGCTTTTCTACTTTAGTTCCATTCATTAATGATGAGACGGTATTATTTGTAGCTGTTTCATTCGTATCTCTCTTACATAAAAGTGGATAATATATTTATAGGGTCTATACCTAAGAGAGATGTTACATAAAactattaaacaaaataataataaaaagtccGGTTAAAGAGAGTGCAATATGAGATTGTTTAATGTGAAAGGTAAATCAGTCTTTATATGCATCATTTCAGATTAATGAAATGCAAGctcagtttcaaaaaaaaaaaaaaaaaaaatattctgtGAGAATAAAGATACAATGTATTTGATGCATGACATTCTTGTGCTTCCATGTAACAAATGCCACAGGTCCACATCTGTCAAAATCCTGATTCCAAAATTTGTCGGTGACTAATGACAAGTCATGAattaagaaaacaacaaaatcagcCACTCATTCTTGTCCACATAGTAagtaaaaacaaacaagtatATATGTGAGACTGTGAGTGCATACTTTTTGATAGGATGCTACAAGGAAAACCATGGACTCAATGAGGCTATGCTGTGTGTTGGTGGTATCGGTTGTGAGCCTGGTAAGATTTCCAGCATTGGTGGTGGGTGGTCTAAGATGTGATTTTCCAGCTATATACAACTTTGGAGACTCAAACTCAGACACAGGAGGCATTTCAGCAGCTTTATCAGAGATTCATACACCCAATGGTGAAACCTTCTTTGGACACCCTTCAGGAAGGGCTTGTGATGGTCGACTCATCATTGATTTTATAGGTAAGTAAGGTTGTAAAGCTTCCTCCTTTTTTGTTGCATCAATAAATTGCATGTAAATAGAAAGTTCATACAAATTGTACATGTTAATGTGCTATACTGTTACTAATCATTGTATTGTATTGTCTTGTCATGCTTCATAGCTATGATCATTGATCAATTCTAACATCTTAATGTTACAACTAGTCCTCCCAATTTAAAGGGGTTTAACACTTAATTGAATTGAGTTGATCTGCTATATGTTAGTGCAGCTAAGGAGCTGAAGTTACCGTACCTGAGTGCATACTTGGACTCACTAGGTACAAATTTTAGGCATGGTGCAAATTTTGCAACAGGTGGTTCATCAATTCGCCCAGGTGGTTATAGTCCATTCCATCTTGGCATTCAAACATCCCAGTTCATACAATTCAAATCTCGTACAACTGCTCTATATAATCAACTCAGCCCCAACAGTAGTGAGTCTCTCTAGCCCTCTCTCACTGACTGGTTCTTGTGTGCTAAAGATGCTGGGAAACACAACATTTTGTGGGTACTAAACGCTTACTAACAATGAACATTGAATTGGTAAATTTTGGCACCAGGAGAGACCCCACTACTTAAAGCACGGCTCTCAAGGCCTAAGGACTTCTCAAAGGCTATTTACACATTTGATATTGGACAGAACGATcttggttttggttttcaaCACACAACAATAGAAGAAGTTCGACTGTCCATTCCTAATATCTTAAGCCAGTGGTCCCAAGCAGTGCATGTAAGCAACTGATGATTATGCTAGAACAATATATGTACTAATTGataattctaacattttttaGGGCTCATGTTTTAGCTATTATACAAGGAAGGTGCAAGAGTATTTTGGGTACATAATACTGGCCCAATTGGTTGCTTGCCATATACTGTTATATACCAATCAAAGTCAGGTAATCTGGACCAGATTGGGTGTGTGAAGCCTCAGAATGAGGTAGCTCAGGAGTTTAACAGGCAGCTTAAGGACATGGTGTATCAGCTGAGGGCACAGCTTCCTAATGCAGCATTTACATATGTTGATGTGTATTCAGCTAAATATGCTCTCATTAGCAATGCAAAGAATGAAGGTAATCTTAATTCATTTTACAAACATAAGTGTGAGCTTTTATGCACTGCTTAAGACCTTTTATTTGGCCTGTTCGGATATGGTCACGTATGGGTGGCGGTGGGATAGTGATCCACTAAACATTGCAATATACTATGTTTCTAATCTTAGCTGTTTGGTGATGACAGGTTTTGTTGATCCATTTGAATTCTGCTGTGGGAGTTTCTATGGGTACCATATTAATTGTGGGCAGAGAGCCACGGTTAATGGAACAGTATATGGTAACCCATGCCACAATCCATCAATGCACATTAGCTGGGATGGCATACACTACTCTGATGCAGCTAACCTATGGATTGCAAAGAGAATTCTCAATGGTTCCTTATCTGATCCACCGGTTTCTATTGGGGAGGCTTGTTATCATCCAAATAATTTGTAAGCACATTGCAGTATGTTAATGACAGTTATTGCTCAATTTCTTAGAAATGGTTAGGAGTAAGATTTTCACAATCATAAATGTTGGTGATGTTGAACATGTAGCATTCATCAAGTGAGCCGTATCTCAATCATTATGTCTTTCTGGACAATCTGGACATGTTGTGTCAAACGTTTGCTCTTTGATAACTTGATGTTGCAATTAAGAAAACATTTAAGACTTCAATATGCTACAAATGGCTAGGTTTTCTATCCATATAACTTTGACTAGATTTTAATATACTACTTTTTCCATCCATCAATTTAGCAATTTGGTACcacaaaaagctactttatttattttcccttcTTACTTTACAAAATACCCAACATCAGTAgtattattttagcttttaatacaataaaataat is a genomic window of Quercus lobata isolate SW786 chromosome 2, ValleyOak3.0 Primary Assembly, whole genome shotgun sequence containing:
- the LOC115976664 gene encoding GDSL esterase/lipase At3g27950-like, with amino-acid sequence MDSMRLCCVLVVSVVSLVRFPALVVGGLRCDFPAIYNFGDSNSDTGGISAALSEIHTPNGETFFGHPSGRACDGRLIIDFIAKELKLPYLSAYLDSLGTNFRHGANFATGGSSIRPGGYSPFHLGIQTSQFIQFKSRTTALYNQLSPNSRETPLLKARLSRPKDFSKAIYTFDIGQNDLGFGFQHTTIEEVRLSIPNILSQWSQAVHLLYKEGARVFWVHNTGPIGCLPYTVIYQSKSGNLDQIGCVKPQNEVAQEFNRQLKDMVYQLRAQLPNAAFTYVDVYSAKYALISNAKNEGFVDPFEFCCGSFYGYHINCGQRATVNGTVYGNPCHNPSMHISWDGIHYSDAANLWIAKRILNGSLSDPPVSIGEACYHPNNL